From the genome of Pseudomonas yamanorum, one region includes:
- the fleN gene encoding flagellar synthesis regulator FleN codes for MGSMHPVQVIAVTGGKGGVGKTNVSVNLSLALAELGRRVMLLDADLGLANVDVLLGLTPKHTLADVIEGRCELRDVLLQGPGGIRIVPAASGTQSMVHLSPAQHAGLIQAFSDIGDNLDVLVIDTAAGIGESVVSFVRAAQEVLLVVCDEPTSITDAYALIKLLNRDYGMNRFRVLANMAQSPQEGRNLFAKLTKVTDRFLDVALQYVGAVPYDECVRKAVQKQRAVYEAFPRSKCALAFKAIAQKVDTWPLPANPRGHLEFFVERLVHQTSAGPVL; via the coding sequence TCCCGTACAGGTGATCGCGGTGACCGGCGGCAAAGGTGGCGTCGGGAAAACTAACGTGTCAGTGAATTTGTCCCTGGCTCTGGCAGAGCTTGGCCGTCGCGTCATGCTGCTGGATGCTGACCTGGGCCTGGCGAACGTCGACGTTCTGCTGGGACTGACGCCCAAACATACCCTGGCCGATGTGATCGAAGGCCGCTGTGAGCTGCGCGACGTACTGTTGCAAGGCCCCGGCGGGATTCGCATCGTGCCGGCCGCTTCCGGCACCCAGAGCATGGTGCACCTGAGCCCGGCGCAGCATGCCGGCCTGATTCAGGCGTTCAGTGACATCGGCGACAACCTCGACGTGCTGGTGATCGACACCGCCGCCGGGATCGGCGAATCCGTGGTCAGCTTCGTGCGCGCAGCCCAGGAAGTATTGCTGGTGGTGTGCGATGAACCCACCTCGATCACCGACGCCTACGCCCTGATCAAACTGCTCAACCGCGACTACGGCATGAACCGCTTCCGCGTGCTGGCCAACATGGCCCAAAGCCCGCAGGAAGGGCGGAATCTGTTCGCCAAGTTGACCAAGGTCACAGATCGCTTCCTCGATGTCGCCTTACAATACGTTGGCGCAGTTCCTTACGACGAGTGCGTACGCAAGGCCGTGCAAAAGCAGCGTGCGGTCTATGAAGCGTTCCCTCGTTCGAAGTGCGCATTGGCGTTCAAGGCTATTGCCCAGAAGGTCGATACCTGGCCGTTGCCCGCCAATCCTCGGGGGCATCTGGAGTTTTTCGTCGAGCGATTGGTGCATCAGACGAGCGCAGGACCGGTGCTATGA
- the fliA gene encoding RNA polymerase sigma factor FliA — MTASGYNLYKKSARDSQVELIERYAPLVKRIAYHLLARLPASVQVEDLIQAGMIGLLEVSTKYDASKGASFETYAGIRIRGAMLDEVRKGDWAPRSVHRNTRMVSDAIRSIEAKTGRDAKDHEVAAELQLSLDDYYGILNDTLGSRLFSFDDLLQDGEHEGLHEDGASAHLEPSRDLEDERFQRALADAIANLPERERLVLALYYDEELNLKEIGEVLGVSESRVSQLHSQCAARLRGRLGEWRAR, encoded by the coding sequence ATGACAGCCAGCGGCTACAACCTTTACAAGAAGTCGGCACGTGACAGTCAGGTCGAATTGATCGAGCGCTATGCGCCCCTGGTCAAGCGCATTGCCTATCACTTGCTGGCGCGCTTGCCTGCCAGTGTCCAGGTCGAAGACTTGATCCAGGCGGGGATGATCGGCCTCCTCGAAGTGTCGACCAAGTACGACGCGAGCAAAGGCGCGAGTTTCGAGACCTACGCGGGGATTCGTATCCGTGGGGCCATGCTCGATGAAGTGCGTAAAGGTGATTGGGCGCCGCGTTCGGTACACCGCAACACGCGGATGGTGAGTGACGCAATTCGCTCAATTGAAGCAAAAACCGGTCGCGACGCTAAAGATCACGAAGTTGCGGCCGAACTCCAATTGAGTCTCGACGATTATTACGGGATTTTGAACGATACCTTGGGCAGCCGCCTGTTCAGTTTCGACGACCTTTTGCAGGACGGCGAACATGAAGGGCTGCACGAGGACGGCGCGAGTGCTCATCTCGAACCGTCACGCGATCTGGAAGATGAACGCTTCCAGCGTGCGCTGGCGGACGCGATTGCCAATTTGCCGGAGCGTGAGCGACTGGTGTTGGCGCTGTACTACGACGAAGAGCTGAACCTCAAGGAAATCGGTGAGGTCCTGGGGGTCAGCGAATCGCGGGTCAGCCAGTTACACAGCCAGTGCGCGGCCCGCTTGCGGGGGCGTTTGGGAGAGTGGCGAGCGCGCTGA
- a CDS encoding chemotaxis response regulator CheY, whose product MKILIVDDFSTMRRIIKNLLRDLGFTNTVEADDGITAIPILNSGSIDFLVTDWNMPGMTGIDLLRHVRADEKLRSLPVLMVTAEAKREQIIEAAQAGVNGYVVKPFTALALKEKIEKIFERIGH is encoded by the coding sequence ATGAAAATCCTCATCGTTGATGACTTCTCAACGATGCGGCGGATCATAAAAAACCTGTTGCGTGACCTTGGGTTCACTAACACGGTCGAGGCGGATGACGGCATTACGGCGATTCCGATCCTCAACAGCGGGAGCATCGACTTTCTGGTAACAGACTGGAACATGCCGGGCATGACCGGTATCGATCTGCTGCGCCACGTGCGCGCTGATGAAAAACTGCGCAGCCTGCCTGTGCTGATGGTGACCGCTGAAGCCAAGCGTGAACAGATCATCGAAGCCGCCCAAGCCGGGGTTAACGGCTACGTGGTCAAGCCATTCACTGCACTGGCCTTGAAAGAGAAGATCGAAAAGATCTTCGAACGCATCGGTCATTGA
- a CDS encoding protein phosphatase CheZ, protein MEHKESSQADFESTLKKHAHQLVESLEKGQFGDAVQLIHELNQTRDRGLYQEVGKLTRELHSAIVNFQIDPHMPQAEEISQITDATERLSYVVRLTEAAANRTMDLVENATPLVNGMASEAKALSTDWGRFMRREVGAEEFRELARRVEGFLSRSEQENRTVSSNLNDILLAQDYQDLTGQVIKRVTQLVTEVESNLLKLVLMAGQVDRFAGIEHDREAILSEKDPQKHLAKGEGPQIHADKREDVVSGQDDVDDLLSSLGF, encoded by the coding sequence ATGGAGCATAAAGAATCATCGCAGGCCGACTTTGAGTCGACCCTGAAAAAACATGCTCACCAACTTGTCGAAAGCCTTGAAAAAGGCCAGTTCGGTGACGCGGTGCAGTTAATCCATGAGCTCAACCAGACCCGTGACCGCGGCCTGTACCAGGAAGTGGGCAAGCTCACGCGTGAGTTGCACAGTGCGATTGTCAATTTTCAGATTGACCCGCACATGCCCCAGGCCGAAGAAATCTCGCAGATCACGGATGCCACCGAACGCCTGTCCTATGTGGTCAGGCTGACTGAGGCGGCGGCCAACCGCACCATGGACCTGGTGGAAAACGCCACGCCTCTGGTCAACGGTATGGCCAGTGAAGCCAAGGCCCTGAGCACTGACTGGGGCCGGTTCATGCGTCGGGAAGTGGGCGCTGAAGAGTTTCGTGAACTGGCGCGTCGGGTCGAGGGCTTTTTGTCCCGCAGCGAGCAGGAAAACCGCACGGTTTCCAGCAACCTGAATGACATTCTGCTGGCCCAGGACTACCAGGACCTCACCGGTCAGGTGATCAAGCGCGTGACCCAACTGGTCACCGAGGTGGAAAGCAACCTGCTCAAACTGGTGTTGATGGCGGGCCAGGTCGACCGGTTTGCCGGCATCGAACATGACCGCGAAGCGATCCTTTCTGAAAAAGATCCACAAAAACACCTCGCCAAGGGTGAAGGTCCGCAGATTCATGCCGATAAACGTGAAGACGTTGTATCCGGGCAAGACGACGTAGACGATTTGCTGTCCAGTTTAGGCTTCTAA
- a CDS encoding chemotaxis protein CheA, whose product MSFGADEEILQDFLVEAGEILEQLSEQLVELESRPDDANLLNAIFRGFHTVKGGAGFLQLHELVECCHIAENVFDILRKGERHVDSELMDVILEALDAVNGMFSEVRERAPITAATPELLAALARLAEPAANAPVVEAVAEPVAEPAGDVTDSEFEQLLDSLNAVKAEAEAPAANAPAMVPTTEDITDAEFESLLDQLHGKGQFAPDAVAAAPAPTEAAAPASNEITDDEFEALLDQLHGKGSFAADALPEVAATAAAPAAPAATAAAAPAADGLISDHEFEALLDELHGKGKFTEVVGAAAPAATAAAAVTTPAPVAAKAAAPVAAKPAPAPAPARAAAAPAADKQPASEAETTVRVDTARLDDIMNMVGELVLVRNRLVRLGLNSGDEAMQKAVSNLDVVTADLQTAVMKTRMQPIKKVFGRFPRLVRDLARQLKKEINLELVGEETDLDKNLVEALADPLVHLVRNAVDHGVETPEEREASGKNRQGKVILAAEQEGDHILLSITDDGKGMDPTILRNIAVKRGVMDKDAADRLTDTECYNLIFAPGFSTKTEISDVSGRGVGMDVVKTKISQLNGSINIYSTKGQGSKIVIKVPLTLAIMPTLMVMLGNQAFAFPLVNVNEIFHLDLSRTNVVDGQEVVIVRDKALPLFYLKRWLVASAKHEEQREGHVVILSVGTQRIGFVVDQLVGQEEVVIKPLGKMLQGTPGMSGATITGDGRIALILDVPSMLKRYAARRI is encoded by the coding sequence ATGAGCTTCGGCGCCGATGAAGAAATCCTTCAGGATTTCCTTGTAGAGGCCGGCGAAATTTTAGAGCAACTGTCCGAACAACTGGTCGAGCTGGAAAGCCGACCGGATGATGCGAACCTGCTCAATGCAATTTTTCGCGGTTTTCACACTGTAAAAGGGGGCGCCGGCTTCCTCCAGCTCCACGAGCTGGTGGAGTGCTGTCACATCGCCGAGAACGTGTTCGACATCCTGCGCAAGGGTGAGCGACACGTCGACTCGGAACTGATGGACGTGATCCTGGAAGCGCTGGACGCGGTCAACGGCATGTTCAGTGAAGTGCGCGAACGTGCACCGATCACGGCCGCCACTCCGGAACTGCTGGCCGCCCTGGCGCGCCTGGCGGAACCTGCGGCCAACGCGCCGGTGGTCGAAGCGGTGGCTGAGCCTGTCGCCGAGCCTGCGGGCGACGTGACCGACAGCGAATTTGAACAACTGCTGGACTCGCTGAACGCCGTCAAGGCCGAAGCCGAGGCTCCGGCGGCCAATGCGCCGGCCATGGTGCCAACCACTGAAGACATCACTGACGCCGAGTTCGAGTCGTTGCTCGACCAGTTGCACGGCAAGGGTCAGTTTGCCCCGGACGCGGTGGCCGCAGCGCCAGCGCCTACGGAAGCCGCGGCGCCTGCCAGCAACGAAATCACCGACGACGAATTTGAAGCGCTGCTGGACCAGTTGCATGGCAAAGGCTCGTTTGCTGCCGATGCACTGCCGGAAGTCGCCGCAACCGCCGCCGCACCTGCAGCACCTGCTGCTACTGCAGCCGCTGCACCGGCTGCCGATGGACTGATCTCCGATCACGAATTCGAAGCCCTGCTGGATGAACTGCACGGCAAGGGCAAGTTCACCGAAGTGGTCGGCGCTGCTGCACCGGCTGCTACAGCTGCCGCTGCGGTGACAACGCCAGCCCCGGTGGCCGCCAAGGCCGCTGCACCAGTGGCTGCCAAACCTGCACCGGCCCCGGCACCCGCGCGTGCCGCTGCTGCTCCGGCCGCAGACAAGCAACCGGCCAGTGAAGCCGAAACCACCGTGCGGGTTGATACCGCGCGCCTGGACGACATCATGAACATGGTCGGCGAACTGGTGCTGGTGCGTAACCGCCTGGTGCGACTGGGCCTGAACAGCGGCGATGAGGCCATGCAAAAGGCCGTGTCGAACCTCGACGTGGTCACCGCCGACCTGCAAACCGCCGTCATGAAGACCCGGATGCAGCCGATCAAGAAAGTCTTCGGCCGCTTCCCGCGCCTGGTTCGCGACCTGGCACGCCAGCTCAAGAAAGAGATCAACCTGGAACTGGTGGGTGAAGAAACCGACCTCGACAAAAACCTTGTCGAGGCCCTGGCCGACCCGCTGGTCCACTTGGTGCGCAACGCGGTCGACCACGGTGTCGAGACGCCGGAAGAGCGCGAAGCCTCGGGCAAAAACCGCCAGGGCAAAGTGATCCTGGCGGCCGAACAGGAAGGCGACCATATCCTGCTGTCGATCACCGACGACGGCAAAGGCATGGACCCCACGATACTGCGCAACATTGCGGTCAAGCGTGGCGTGATGGACAAGGACGCCGCCGACCGCCTCACCGACACCGAGTGCTACAACCTGATCTTCGCCCCGGGCTTCTCCACCAAGACCGAGATTTCCGACGTGTCGGGCCGTGGCGTGGGCATGGACGTGGTGAAGACCAAGATCAGCCAGCTCAACGGTTCGATCAACATCTACTCGACCAAGGGCCAGGGCTCGAAGATCGTCATCAAGGTGCCGTTGACCCTGGCGATCATGCCGACCCTGATGGTGATGCTGGGCAACCAGGCGTTCGCCTTCCCGCTGGTCAACGTCAACGAAATCTTCCACCTCGACCTGTCGCGCACCAACGTGGTGGACGGCCAGGAAGTGGTGATCGTGCGCGACAAGGCGCTGCCACTGTTCTACCTCAAGCGCTGGCTGGTGGCTTCGGCCAAGCATGAAGAGCAGCGCGAAGGCCATGTGGTGATTCTTTCCGTGGGCACCCAGCGTATCGGCTTTGTGGTCGATCAGCTGGTGGGCCAGGAAGAAGTGGTCATCAAGCCTTTGGGCAAAATGCTGCAGGGAACCCCGGGCATGTCGGGTGCGACCATTACCGGTGACGGTCGGATCGCGCTGATTCTGGATGTTCCGAGCATGCTCAAGCGTTACGCCGCACGGCGTATTTGA
- a CDS encoding protein-glutamate methylesterase/protein-glutamine glutaminase has product MVVKVLVVDDSGFFRRRVSEILSSDSNIQVVGTATNGKEAIDQAMALKPDVITMDYEMPMMDGITAVRHIMQRCPTPVLMFSSLTHEGARVTLDALDAGAVDFLPKNFEDISRNPEKVKQMLCEKVHSISRSNRRSLFSAPAPAPVTPPPAAPSTFGRPAPAPVARPAAAPVRTAAPAAHSPAPKRKAYKLVAIGTSTGGPVALQRVLTQLPANFPAPIVLIQHMPAAFTKAFAERLDKLCRISVKEAEDGDILRPGLALLAPGGKQMMVDGRGAIKILPGDERLNYKPCVDITFGSAAKSYGDKVLAVVLTGMGADGREGARLLKQGGSAIWAQDEASCVIYGMPMAIVKADLADAVYSLDDIGKHLVEACL; this is encoded by the coding sequence ATGGTAGTCAAGGTCCTGGTGGTGGACGATTCAGGTTTCTTCCGCCGCCGCGTCTCGGAAATTCTTTCATCGGATTCCAATATCCAGGTGGTCGGCACGGCCACCAACGGCAAAGAGGCGATCGATCAGGCCATGGCCCTCAAGCCAGACGTGATCACCATGGACTACGAGATGCCGATGATGGACGGCATCACGGCGGTGCGGCACATCATGCAGCGCTGCCCGACTCCGGTGTTGATGTTCTCCTCGCTGACCCACGAAGGCGCCCGGGTCACCCTGGATGCGCTGGACGCCGGCGCGGTGGACTTCCTGCCGAAGAATTTCGAAGACATCTCGCGCAATCCCGAGAAGGTCAAACAGATGCTTTGCGAGAAGGTGCACAGCATCTCCCGCAGTAACCGACGCAGCCTGTTCAGTGCACCGGCGCCGGCACCTGTTACACCGCCACCGGCAGCCCCGAGCACCTTTGGTCGCCCGGCGCCTGCGCCGGTTGCGCGCCCGGCCGCAGCACCTGTGCGTACGGCTGCGCCCGCCGCGCATTCGCCTGCTCCCAAGCGCAAGGCCTACAAGCTGGTGGCCATCGGCACCTCCACCGGCGGCCCGGTTGCCTTGCAGCGCGTGTTGACCCAGCTGCCGGCCAACTTTCCTGCGCCGATCGTGTTGATCCAGCACATGCCGGCTGCGTTCACCAAGGCCTTCGCCGAGCGCCTGGACAAGTTGTGCCGCATCAGCGTCAAGGAAGCCGAGGATGGCGACATCCTGCGCCCGGGCCTCGCGCTGCTGGCCCCTGGCGGCAAGCAGATGATGGTCGATGGTCGTGGTGCGATCAAAATCCTGCCGGGTGACGAGCGCCTGAACTACAAACCGTGTGTGGATATCACCTTCGGTTCCGCCGCCAAGTCCTACGGCGACAAAGTTCTGGCGGTGGTATTGACCGGCATGGGCGCCGACGGCCGTGAAGGCGCGCGCCTGCTCAAGCAGGGCGGCAGCGCGATCTGGGCCCAGGATGAAGCCAGCTGCGTGATCTATGGCATGCCCATGGCCATCGTCAAAGCTGACCTGGCCGACGCCGTCTACAGCCTGGACGACATCGGCAAGCATCTGGTGGAGGCCTGCCTGTAA
- a CDS encoding flagellar motor protein, whose product MDVLSLIGIIMAFVAIIGGNYLEGGHLGALANGPAALIVIGGTVGAALLQSPMSSFKRAMQILIWIIFPPRVDLPGGVDRVVNWSLTARKEGLLGLEGVADAEPDSYARKGLQLLVDGAEPEAIRSILEVDFYTQESRDINAAKVFESMGGYAPTIGIIGAVMGLIHVMGNLADPSQLGSGIAVAFVATIYGVASANLVLLPVASKLKSIAMRQSRYREMLLEGILSIAEGENPRSIELKLQGFMD is encoded by the coding sequence ATGGATGTATTGAGCCTGATTGGCATCATCATGGCGTTTGTCGCGATTATCGGCGGCAACTACCTCGAAGGCGGCCATCTGGGTGCCCTGGCCAACGGCCCGGCAGCGTTGATTGTGATCGGCGGCACGGTGGGCGCAGCCTTGCTGCAGTCGCCCATGAGTTCGTTCAAACGCGCGATGCAGATCCTTATCTGGATTATTTTCCCGCCGCGTGTCGACCTGCCGGGCGGCGTCGACCGCGTGGTCAACTGGAGCCTCACGGCGCGCAAGGAAGGCCTGCTGGGCCTGGAAGGCGTGGCCGATGCCGAGCCCGACAGCTACGCACGCAAAGGCCTGCAATTGCTGGTGGACGGCGCTGAGCCGGAAGCGATTCGCAGCATCCTGGAAGTGGATTTCTACACCCAGGAAAGCCGCGACATCAACGCGGCCAAAGTCTTTGAAAGCATGGGCGGCTATGCGCCGACCATCGGCATCATCGGTGCGGTGATGGGCTTGATCCACGTGATGGGCAACCTGGCCGATCCGTCGCAACTGGGCAGCGGGATCGCCGTGGCGTTCGTCGCCACCATCTACGGCGTGGCCAGTGCCAACCTGGTGTTGTTGCCGGTGGCTAGCAAGCTCAAGTCGATCGCCATGCGCCAGTCGCGTTATCGCGAGATGTTGCTCGAAGGCATCCTCTCGATTGCCGAGGGTGAAAACCCGCGCTCCATCGAATTGAAGCTCCAGGGCTTCATGGATTGA
- the motD gene encoding flagellar motor protein MotD — translation MSRRRREPEEHVNHERWLVSYADFITLLFAFFVVMYSISSINEGKYKVISQALIGVFNDADRALKPIPIGEERPKTVTPAKPLVNDSDETAAGIGGTSDPLKSIADNISAAFGDLISSNQMTVRGNELWVEIELNSSLLFASADAMPSDQAFTIIDKVAAILKPFENPVHVEGFTDNLPISTAQYPTNWELSSARAASIVRMLAMQGVNPGRLASVGYGEFQPVANNATAEGRARNRRVVLVVSRNLDVRRSLTGTGTANATPDAALKRAGTQTAPAPVKAPVRGSAVNSPSPAL, via the coding sequence GTGAGCCGTCGCCGCCGCGAGCCTGAAGAACACGTCAACCATGAACGCTGGCTGGTGTCCTACGCCGACTTCATTACGCTGTTGTTCGCGTTTTTTGTGGTGATGTACTCCATTTCCTCAATCAACGAAGGCAAGTACAAAGTCATTTCCCAGGCGCTGATCGGCGTGTTCAACGACGCTGACCGCGCCCTCAAGCCGATTCCCATCGGCGAAGAACGCCCCAAGACCGTGACCCCGGCCAAGCCGCTGGTCAATGACAGCGATGAAACCGCCGCCGGCATCGGTGGCACCAGTGACCCGCTGAAAAGCATCGCCGATAACATCAGTGCAGCCTTTGGCGACTTGATCAGCTCCAACCAGATGACCGTGCGCGGCAATGAGTTGTGGGTGGAAATCGAGCTGAATTCCAGCCTGCTGTTCGCCAGCGCCGATGCGATGCCCAGCGACCAGGCGTTCACCATCATCGACAAGGTGGCGGCGATCCTGAAGCCGTTTGAGAACCCGGTACACGTTGAAGGGTTTACCGACAACCTGCCGATCAGCACGGCGCAATATCCGACCAACTGGGAGCTGTCTTCGGCCCGCGCGGCGAGTATTGTGCGGATGCTGGCGATGCAGGGCGTGAACCCCGGGCGCCTGGCGTCGGTGGGGTATGGCGAGTTCCAGCCGGTGGCCAATAACGCCACGGCGGAAGGCCGCGCGCGCAATCGTCGGGTGGTGTTGGTGGTGTCGCGCAACCTGGATGTGCGCCGCAGCCTGACCGGTACCGGCACCGCCAATGCAACACCGGATGCCGCCTTGAAGCGGGCTGGCACACAAACTGCACCAGCGCCCGTAAAGGCGCCGGTTCGCGGGAGTGCCGTCAATTCTCCGTCACCGGCTCTATAA
- a CDS encoding ParA family protein, with amino-acid sequence MRVWAVANQKGGVGKTTTSIALAGLLAEAGKRVVVVDLDPHGSMTSYFGYDPDALEHSCYDLFLHKGSVPTDLPGQLLLPTSNEKISLLPSSTALATLERQSPGQSGLGLVIAKTLAQLWQDFDYAIIDSPPLLGVLMVNALAASQQLVIPVQTEHLAVKGLERMVSTLAMINRSRKQALPFSIVPTLFDRRTQASLGTLRVLRDAYPDTIWQGYIPVDTRLRDASRAGLTPSQFDGKSRGVLAYRALLKHLLSQQLVAQVA; translated from the coding sequence ATGAGAGTCTGGGCAGTTGCCAATCAAAAGGGTGGTGTCGGTAAAACCACCACTTCCATCGCCTTGGCCGGCTTGCTGGCAGAGGCCGGCAAGCGTGTGGTCGTGGTCGACCTGGACCCCCACGGCTCCATGACCAGCTATTTCGGCTACGACCCGGATGCCCTGGAGCACAGTTGCTATGACCTGTTCCTGCACAAGGGCAGCGTGCCGACCGATTTGCCGGGCCAACTGTTGCTGCCTACCAGCAATGAAAAGATCTCGCTGTTGCCGTCCAGTACCGCCCTGGCCACCCTTGAGCGTCAGTCGCCGGGGCAGAGCGGCCTGGGCCTGGTGATCGCCAAGACCCTGGCGCAGCTGTGGCAGGACTTCGACTACGCGATCATCGACAGCCCGCCGTTGCTCGGCGTGTTGATGGTCAACGCCCTGGCCGCCAGCCAACAGCTGGTGATCCCGGTGCAGACCGAGCACCTGGCCGTCAAAGGCCTGGAACGCATGGTCAGCACACTGGCAATGATCAACCGCTCGCGCAAACAGGCGTTGCCGTTCAGCATCGTGCCGACCCTGTTTGACCGCCGTACCCAGGCCTCCCTCGGCACCCTGCGGGTATTGCGCGACGCTTATCCGGACACCATCTGGCAAGGCTACATCCCGGTGGACACGCGCCTGCGGGATGCGAGCCGGGCAGGGCTGACGCCATCGCAGTTCGACGGCAAGAGCCGTGGGGTGCTGGCGTATCGGGCGTTGCTCAAGCACCTGTTGTCCCAGCAACTTGTGGCGCAGGTGGCGTGA